A single region of the Pseudalkalibacillus berkeleyi genome encodes:
- a CDS encoding ribonucleoside-diphosphate reductase subunit alpha — protein sequence MTTTMKTDDPITMLAETLKTEFPHLNIESLIEKSSIQQDMKDPSSQINTILLEGLSRITQEEPDWTYVCARIYLQSIYEEACINRGLSKPYDHFYDLLERLIEKGLFDRSLLNTYSKSEVDELQEVINPSRDHLFTYAGIRMLADRYMARDYERNLYELPQERWMVIAMTLMMPEPKEKRLPLVKEAYWALSNLYMTVATPTLANAGKAHGQLSSCFIDTVDDSLRGIYDSNTDIATLSKAGGGIGVYLGKIRSKGSDIKGYKNTSSGIIAWMKQLNTTAVNVDQLGQRNGAVSVYYPVFGKDIFAFLDAKLNNGDERQRTHDLFTGIVIPDLFMEKVERREDWYLFDPHEVKKLMGFELDDFYDEQKGAGSFRDRYEQCVQHPLLSKESVPAIEIMKRIMISQLETGGPFMFYKDTVNRMNNNRHEGIIYCTNLCTEITQNQSATTVEEEITKDGKIIITKTPGDFVVCNLSSLSLATVMKDHVLERVVPIQVRMLDNVIELNKDKIEVKQAVMTNEKYRAIGLGTFGWHHLLATKGIRWESEEAVQLADELYEKINFLTIQASQSLAEEKGAYPAFKDSDWHNGRYFKDRVYEGAKWNELAEKVRTSGIRNGWLLAVAPNASTSIIAGSTASIDPIFKKQYSEEKKNSKIPVTAPDLSPETTWFYKSAFDIDQKWSIRQNAARQRHIDQSVSFNLYVRNTVKAKELLDLHISAWKFGLKTTYYVRSTSHEDLEGCDSCES from the coding sequence ATGACAACGACAATGAAAACGGATGACCCGATTACTATGCTGGCGGAGACGTTAAAGACGGAATTTCCGCATTTAAATATTGAAAGTCTGATTGAAAAATCCTCCATTCAACAAGACATGAAGGATCCTTCATCTCAAATCAATACGATTCTTCTGGAAGGATTATCCCGTATTACACAGGAGGAGCCTGATTGGACGTACGTTTGCGCGCGTATTTACTTGCAATCGATTTATGAAGAAGCATGCATCAATAGAGGACTGTCGAAGCCGTACGATCATTTTTACGATTTACTTGAACGATTAATTGAAAAAGGGTTGTTTGACCGAAGCCTGCTCAATACTTATTCAAAAAGTGAAGTGGATGAACTTCAGGAAGTGATCAACCCAAGTAGAGATCACTTGTTTACGTACGCTGGAATCCGGATGTTAGCCGATCGTTATATGGCAAGAGATTACGAGCGAAACTTATATGAATTACCGCAAGAAAGATGGATGGTCATTGCGATGACATTAATGATGCCAGAGCCTAAGGAGAAACGTCTGCCACTCGTTAAAGAAGCATATTGGGCGCTATCAAACTTGTATATGACTGTAGCGACACCGACACTTGCAAATGCGGGTAAGGCGCATGGGCAGCTTAGTTCCTGTTTTATAGACACAGTCGATGATAGTTTGCGAGGAATCTATGATTCTAACACGGACATTGCAACACTGAGCAAGGCTGGTGGTGGTATTGGGGTTTATTTAGGTAAGATCCGTAGTAAAGGCTCGGATATCAAAGGGTATAAAAATACGTCTTCTGGGATCATCGCTTGGATGAAGCAGCTCAATACGACTGCAGTGAACGTCGATCAGCTTGGACAACGGAATGGAGCGGTGTCCGTTTATTATCCAGTCTTCGGTAAGGATATATTCGCGTTCCTTGATGCGAAACTGAATAACGGTGATGAGCGTCAACGTACACACGATCTTTTTACAGGAATTGTCATCCCAGATTTGTTCATGGAAAAAGTGGAACGTCGTGAAGATTGGTACTTGTTCGACCCTCATGAGGTGAAGAAGCTGATGGGCTTTGAGCTAGATGATTTTTATGATGAACAAAAGGGGGCAGGAAGTTTTCGAGATCGGTATGAGCAGTGTGTGCAGCACCCACTCTTATCCAAAGAAAGCGTCCCTGCAATTGAAATCATGAAGCGAATCATGATCAGTCAGCTAGAAACAGGCGGTCCATTCATGTTTTACAAGGATACGGTTAATCGGATGAACAACAATCGACATGAAGGCATCATCTACTGTACAAATCTTTGTACAGAAATCACCCAAAATCAATCCGCTACGACCGTTGAAGAGGAAATAACGAAGGACGGTAAAATTATCATTACAAAAACGCCAGGTGATTTTGTCGTTTGCAACCTTTCAAGCCTCTCACTCGCTACGGTTATGAAAGATCATGTACTTGAGCGGGTCGTTCCAATTCAGGTCCGAATGCTTGATAACGTCATTGAACTGAATAAGGATAAAATTGAAGTGAAACAAGCTGTGATGACAAATGAGAAATACCGTGCAATCGGTCTTGGTACATTCGGATGGCATCATCTCCTTGCGACGAAAGGTATACGCTGGGAATCTGAGGAAGCGGTTCAACTTGCTGATGAGTTGTATGAAAAAATCAACTTCCTCACGATCCAAGCCAGTCAATCTTTAGCAGAAGAGAAGGGTGCTTATCCCGCTTTTAAAGATAGTGATTGGCATAATGGCCGGTATTTTAAAGATAGAGTGTATGAGGGTGCAAAATGGAACGAACTAGCCGAAAAGGTTCGTACGTCTGGGATACGAAATGGTTGGTTACTGGCTGTCGCGCCGAACGCATCGACAAGTATTATCGCTGGATCGACCGCGAGCATAGACCCGATTTTTAAAAAGCAATATTCCGAGGAGAAGAAGAATTCCAAAATTCCAGTCACCGCACCGGATTTATCACCAGAAACGACGTGGTTCTATAAGAGTGCGTTCGATATTGATCAAAAGTGGAGCATTCGACAAAATGCTGCGCGACAACGTCATATTGACCAATCTGTATCGTTTAACTTGTATGTACGCAATACCGTTAAAGCGAAAGAGCTTCTTGACTTACACATCTCAGCTTGGAAATTCGGTTTGAAGACGACGTATTATGTGAGATCGACCTCTCATGAAGACTTAGAAGGATGTGATTCTTGTGAAAGCTAA
- a CDS encoding YwgA family protein: MLEHHARLIALFNYAREVVGRKKLQKIVYIAKKLEFPFGEKYQFHFYGPYSEELTLRVEELCNLGFIEETKEKVSGYYQYRYVLTEQGEQFLKHFDLDLGPLQSCVTSMNEQPSRILELISTILYFDHMTNEEIVEKVQTVKQKQKYTDEEIQEAFRYIDDLKKQTIMN, translated from the coding sequence GTGCTTGAGCATCATGCGCGGTTGATAGCACTATTTAATTATGCGAGGGAAGTTGTGGGTCGTAAGAAGCTTCAAAAGATTGTCTACATTGCAAAGAAGTTAGAGTTTCCATTTGGGGAAAAATATCAATTTCATTTCTACGGACCTTATTCAGAAGAGCTGACACTCCGTGTCGAAGAATTATGTAACCTCGGATTCATAGAAGAAACGAAAGAAAAAGTTTCAGGCTATTACCAATATCGTTATGTGCTGACGGAACAAGGTGAGCAATTTCTAAAGCACTTTGACTTGGATCTAGGACCACTCCAATCTTGTGTAACCTCGATGAATGAGCAACCGTCACGCATTTTAGAGCTAATCTCTACGATTCTATATTTCGACCATATGACGAATGAAGAAATTGTTGAGAAGGTACAGACCGTCAAACAAAAACAAAAGTACACAGATGAAGAAATCCAAGAAGCCTTCCGCTATATTGACGATCTGAAAAAACAAACCATTATGAATTAA
- a CDS encoding HD domain-containing protein yields MSYMQQQLDEEKVFKDPVHRYIHVRDRIIWDLIGTKEFQRLRRVRQLGTTFLTFHGAEHSRFSHSLGVYEIVRRIVEIFQNRPHWDDEERILCLTAALLHDVGHGPYSHSFEKVFRLDHEEFTRAIILGDTEVNEVLKRVDDDFPQKVSEVIAKTYANKLVVSMISSQIDADRMDYLLRDAYFTGVSYGQFDIERILRVMRPQEDQVVIKQSGMHAVEDYIMSRYQMYWQVYFHPVTRSAEVILSKILHRAKSLFEEGYTFKLEPVHFISLFKEKVELDDYIKLDEGIIQYYFQAWQEEDDPILSDLCERFLNRRLFKYMEFNPNVQMEDWHQLYTYFIKAGIDPDYYLIVDSSSDLPYDFYRPGEEEERLPIHLLTKKGEYRELSRESTVVEAISGKKRTDHKLYYPADLIEQIDDQDLKRKISEILDI; encoded by the coding sequence ATGAGCTACATGCAGCAGCAATTAGATGAAGAAAAGGTATTTAAAGATCCTGTCCATCGGTACATCCATGTGCGAGATCGCATTATTTGGGACTTGATTGGAACGAAAGAATTTCAACGGTTAAGAAGGGTTCGCCAATTAGGGACGACTTTCTTGACGTTTCATGGTGCTGAGCACAGTCGATTCAGCCATTCATTAGGTGTTTATGAGATTGTCAGAAGGATTGTAGAGATCTTCCAGAACCGACCCCATTGGGACGATGAGGAACGTATTCTCTGTTTGACAGCTGCATTATTGCATGATGTTGGACATGGTCCATATTCCCATTCATTTGAAAAAGTTTTTCGTCTTGATCATGAAGAATTCACAAGGGCAATCATTCTTGGCGATACAGAAGTGAATGAAGTTTTAAAAAGAGTAGATGATGACTTTCCGCAAAAAGTGTCTGAAGTCATTGCGAAGACGTATGCAAATAAGTTAGTCGTAAGTATGATTTCAAGTCAAATCGATGCGGATCGTATGGATTACTTGTTACGCGACGCTTATTTTACAGGAGTGAGTTATGGTCAGTTCGATATTGAACGGATCCTGAGGGTTATGAGACCGCAAGAAGATCAAGTCGTCATTAAACAAAGTGGCATGCATGCGGTTGAAGACTATATTATGAGTCGCTATCAAATGTATTGGCAAGTCTATTTTCATCCGGTTACACGCAGTGCAGAAGTTATTTTATCCAAAATATTACATCGTGCGAAGTCCCTATTTGAAGAAGGGTATACGTTTAAGTTGGAGCCGGTGCACTTCATTTCACTTTTCAAGGAAAAGGTCGAGCTAGATGATTACATAAAGCTCGATGAGGGCATTATTCAATATTACTTTCAAGCTTGGCAAGAGGAAGACGATCCTATTCTGAGCGATCTTTGCGAGCGATTTTTGAACAGACGGTTGTTTAAATACATGGAGTTCAATCCGAACGTACAAATGGAAGATTGGCATCAGTTATATACGTATTTCATCAAAGCGGGCATAGATCCTGATTATTACTTGATTGTCGATTCATCATCAGACCTTCCGTACGACTTTTACCGTCCGGGTGAAGAAGAAGAGCGATTACCAATCCACTTATTAACGAAAAAAGGGGAATACCGCGAGCTTTCTAGAGAGTCGACCGTTGTAGAAGCAATCTCTGGGAAGAAACGGACCGATCATAAGCTTTATTACCCAGCAGATTTAATCGAACAAATTGATGATCAAGACTTAAAGAGAAAAATAAGTGAGATATTAGATATTTAG
- a CDS encoding dicarboxylate/amino acid:cation symporter — protein MKLSIKIIIGLVLGIIVGLLLNIFSPDAFSVLDKYIFGPVGKLFLNLIKMLVVPIVFFSIALGAAGIGDPKKLGRIGGKTIGYFLVTTSIALVIALSLGTLIQPGAGGGFDTEQASFDGGEEAPPVVETLLNIIPTNPIDSMAKGDMLQIIAFAIFVGFAVAVLGEKTKTVHRILEEGNDILMYLVNIVMLLAPYGAFALIASAVGGFGLDALQAMGLYFGTVVLALLLHAVITYGTAVSTLGKMNPIAFFKGFAPAMSVAFSTSSSSGTLPVSMKTAQENLKVPKQVSSFVQPLGATINMDGTAIMQGVATVFIAQVYAIDLSMADLVTVVLTAVLASIGTAGVPGVGLIMLAMVLNQVGLPVEAIGLVLGVDRLLDMTRTAVNITGDASCAVIVARTEEKHGGSAPKVDA, from the coding sequence ATGAAACTAAGCATAAAAATTATCATCGGGCTAGTTTTAGGTATTATTGTTGGACTATTACTTAATATTTTTTCACCCGATGCATTTAGTGTATTGGACAAATACATTTTCGGTCCTGTTGGAAAATTATTCTTGAATCTGATTAAAATGCTAGTTGTACCAATTGTTTTCTTTTCTATTGCACTTGGTGCAGCAGGTATTGGAGATCCCAAGAAGCTTGGTCGTATCGGTGGGAAGACGATCGGTTATTTCTTAGTGACAACCTCGATTGCTCTTGTAATCGCTTTATCACTTGGAACACTAATCCAGCCTGGTGCAGGTGGTGGATTTGATACTGAACAAGCAAGTTTTGATGGAGGCGAGGAAGCTCCGCCAGTCGTAGAAACATTGTTAAACATTATACCGACGAACCCGATTGATTCAATGGCGAAGGGTGATATGCTTCAAATTATCGCGTTTGCAATCTTTGTCGGTTTTGCAGTAGCTGTACTTGGAGAGAAAACAAAAACGGTTCATCGCATCCTTGAAGAAGGTAATGATATACTCATGTACCTTGTCAACATTGTCATGCTTCTTGCGCCTTATGGTGCTTTTGCCTTGATCGCTTCAGCAGTCGGAGGTTTTGGACTAGATGCACTGCAAGCAATGGGACTCTATTTCGGAACTGTCGTATTAGCCTTGTTGCTTCATGCAGTAATCACGTATGGTACTGCAGTTTCAACACTAGGTAAAATGAATCCAATTGCGTTCTTCAAAGGTTTCGCGCCAGCAATGTCAGTTGCCTTTAGTACGTCAAGTAGTAGTGGTACGCTACCCGTCTCTATGAAGACAGCTCAAGAAAACCTGAAAGTACCGAAACAAGTTAGTAGTTTCGTACAGCCGTTGGGTGCAACGATAAACATGGACGGTACAGCAATCATGCAAGGTGTTGCAACAGTCTTTATCGCACAAGTTTATGCAATTGATTTATCAATGGCTGATTTGGTTACAGTTGTTCTTACAGCTGTGCTTGCAAGTATCGGTACAGCAGGTGTCCCTGGTGTCGGGCTGATTATGCTTGCAATGGTACTCAATCAAGTTGGACTACCAGTCGAAGCAATAGGACTTGTCCTTGGTGTGGACAGACTTCTTGATATGACGCGTACTGCAGTCAACATCACAGGTGATGCATCATGTGCAGTCATCGTTGCAAGAACGGAAGAAAAGCATGGGGGATCCGCACCTAAAGTAGATGCGTAA
- a CDS encoding lipoate--protein ligase family protein, whose amino-acid sequence MEEKSKQLLAQPKWRIIDQTTLGDSFHALQSFAMDDTLCSTIGSDESPPTVRAWVHQKTVVLGIQDSRLPNLRDGVNFLKSQGYNVIVRNSGGLAVVLDDGVLNLSLILSEKKNKIDIDQGYDAMVYLTQKMLNTYGLSFDTKEISTSYCPGKFDLSINGKKFAGISQRRLRGGMAVQIYLCATGSGSDRAALIRDFYEVAKSNDSTKFTYPTVDPNVMASLSELAGQTISVSDLMRDVLMYLKDQDADLIASQLSINEINQYDFYLKRVIDRNNKALEL is encoded by the coding sequence ATGGAAGAAAAAAGCAAACAATTACTCGCTCAACCTAAATGGAGAATCATCGATCAAACGACTTTAGGTGACTCATTCCACGCACTTCAATCGTTTGCAATGGATGACACCTTATGTAGCACAATTGGGTCTGATGAATCTCCACCGACCGTTAGAGCATGGGTTCATCAAAAAACTGTCGTACTTGGTATTCAAGATAGTCGCCTCCCAAACCTTAGAGACGGTGTGAACTTTCTTAAATCTCAAGGTTATAACGTTATTGTTCGAAATTCTGGAGGTCTAGCCGTTGTGCTCGATGATGGCGTATTGAACTTATCTTTAATTCTCTCTGAAAAAAAGAACAAGATCGATATCGATCAAGGCTATGACGCTATGGTCTATTTAACTCAAAAAATGCTCAACACCTATGGGTTGAGCTTTGATACGAAAGAAATTAGCACCTCTTACTGCCCAGGAAAATTCGACTTAAGTATAAATGGCAAAAAATTTGCCGGAATATCACAACGTCGATTAAGAGGTGGTATGGCCGTACAGATTTATTTATGTGCGACCGGATCAGGATCTGATCGTGCTGCACTTATAAGAGACTTTTATGAAGTAGCAAAAAGTAATGACAGTACAAAGTTCACTTATCCAACTGTCGATCCTAACGTAATGGCATCCTTATCGGAGCTTGCTGGACAGACAATTTCTGTAAGTGACTTAATGCGAGATGTGCTTATGTATTTGAAAGATCAAGATGCAGACTTAATAGCTTCTCAGCTATCCATAAATGAAATTAATCAATATGACTTCTACTTAAAAAGAGTGATTGATCGAAATAATAAAGCACTGGAGCTGTAA
- a CDS encoding SRPBCC family protein: MSIQFETKETINVPREKVYQGLLDLDSAKHWMQGLVRIERLDEGPMQVGSGWKETRKMMGQEATEVFKVTGLENNKIQLYVDGSKGTSGKGEHFYTFSIEEIGNTTEVTLHGEIKGMTGIAKLVSKLMTGTFRKICAKDLYGLKNYLEK; encoded by the coding sequence ATGAGTATTCAATTTGAAACGAAAGAAACCATTAATGTTCCGAGAGAAAAAGTATATCAAGGCTTGTTGGATTTGGATTCAGCAAAGCATTGGATGCAAGGATTAGTTCGAATAGAGCGATTGGATGAAGGTCCTATGCAAGTTGGAAGTGGATGGAAAGAAACAAGGAAAATGATGGGGCAAGAAGCAACGGAAGTATTTAAAGTAACGGGTCTGGAAAATAATAAAATTCAACTTTATGTAGACGGTTCAAAGGGGACAAGCGGTAAAGGGGAGCATTTTTATACATTTTCAATTGAAGAAATAGGAAACACTACAGAGGTTACTTTACACGGTGAAATTAAAGGGATGACTGGAATTGCAAAACTGGTTAGTAAACTAATGACAGGTACATTCCGAAAAATTTGCGCCAAGGATTTATATGGGTTGAAGAATTATTTGGAGAAGTAG